In Plodia interpunctella isolate USDA-ARS_2022_Savannah chromosome 19, ilPloInte3.2, whole genome shotgun sequence, a genomic segment contains:
- the LOC128678362 gene encoding facilitated trehalose transporter Tret1-like, with amino-acid sequence MKNGHTYLQWMLAIVVESTVFAYGLLAGWISPMKKVLQSEESPMGRPLTDMEMGWVASVLPLAAVSAVPLFVYIADIYGRKTGIFIMAIIQAASWALKLCTANVPCLILARILAGISSGSTYQLIPVYVKETSQDSIRGMLVSMNTLMQNVGILLMYAMGAYLDYYTILWIGLAVSLSAVLALIKAPETPPFMVKKGEYEKAEKTLAYLRGLDVDHKVIQNQMEYMKENDRQARELPDVTLLSILKTKYSRNGLIIVLIVISVQAMNGTYSIFTYASSIMSASKVTLSPELQTLSIPIMLIVGSFISIICVERIGRQLLLATGFAITTCGLVSLGTILTVQYNGGSLPQWMPIASIILTCTSYSAGILPVPYVIMAEMFNFQIRARVSGIVCGYAWFVTFLQLFIFTPLTTMIGIQNTVFCFAAVNLLGVLVAVVIVPPTKGKSLEEIEKMLAK; translated from the exons ATGAAGAATGGACACACTTATTTGCAATGGATGCTGGCAATAGTAG TGGAGTCGACAGTATTTGCCTACGGGTTGTTAGCAGGATGGATCTCACCCATGAAAAAGGTTCTGCAATCAGAAGAATCACCTATGGGTAGACCTCTTACAGATATGGAAATGGGTTGGGTAGCTAGTGTACTACCATTGGCAGCTGTATCAGCTGTTCCATTATTTGTGTATATAGCTGATATTTATGGAAGGAAAActggtatttttataatggcAATTATACAAGca GCTAGCTGGGCACTGAAATTGTGCACTGCAAATGTTCCTTGCCTGATACTGGCAAGGATTTTGGCAGGAATTTCAAGTGGAAGCACGTATCAGCTGATTCCTGTTTATGTGAAAGAAACTAGTCAAGACAGTATAAGGGGAATGTTGGTTTCAATGAACACTCTTATGCAAAATGTTGGAATTCTCTTAATGTATGCTATGGGAGCGTATTTGGACtactatacaattttatggaTAGGCTTGGCTGTATCTTTGTCAGCAGTTTTAGCATTGATCAAAGCTCCTGAGACCCCACCGTTTATGGTGAAGAAGGGCGAATATGAA aaagcAGAAAAAACTCTAGCATATTTGAGAGGATTAGATGTCGATCATAAagtaattcaaaatcaaatggAGTACATGAAAGAGAATGACAGGCAAGCTCGGGAGCTCCCTGATGTAACACTTCTCTCTATtc TTAAAACGAAATATTCTCGAAATGGCTTGATAATAGTTTTGATAGTGATTTCTGTGCAGGCCATGAATGGAACATATTCTATCTTCACATATGCATCTTCTATCATGTCGGCTTCTAAAGTGACTTTGAGTCCAGAATTACAAACGTTGAGTATTCCCATAATGTTGATTGTGGGAtcttttatatcaataatttgtGTAGAAAGGATTGGAAGGCAG CTCCTATTGGCCACTGGATTCGCTATCACTACATGTGGATTAGTATCCCTCGGAACAATCCTAACGGTACAGTACAACGGAGGCAGTCTCCCTCAATGGATGCCAATCGCGTCAATTATCTTGACTTGTACCAGCTATTCTGCTGGGATTCTGCCGGTGCCTTATGTCATCATGGCGGAGATGTTCAACTTTCAA ATCCGGGCGCGAGTATCGGGCATAGTGTGTGGCTACGCATGGTTCGTTACCTTCCTTCAATTATTCATTTTCACTCCACTAACCACCATGATCGGAATACAGAACACAGTGTTTTGTTTCGCTGCAGTCAATCTTCTTGGAGTTCTCGTGGCAGTAGTTATAGTTCCACCTACGAAAGGAAAAAGTTTGGAAGAAATTGAGAAGATGTTggctaaataa
- the LOC128678351 gene encoding facilitated trehalose transporter Tret1-like encodes MAKGHTYVQWIVAIVLETTVMSYGLTAGWISPMKLVLQSEESPVGRPVTDMEMTWVASILPLAAVTGVLLFVYVADRYGRKSGVLVMAISQACCWTIKLSTANVPCLIIARIFAGIPAGGCLQLMPIYVKEISQDNIRGMLVSMIILMQNIGVFTMYAIGAYCNYASVLYFGLTISLISIAALIKVPESPSFLVKMEKYEEAEKTLALLRGLDVNDKIIQDELSYLKNNDTQAKDLPDVTIFTIFKNKSSRSGLFVILMIISVQATNGSYGIFTYASSVISAAGVTLNPHLQTLSIPIVMIVGSFVSISCVERIGRKVILASAFALSTLGLIGLGCALTMQHLGQPLSNWIPAVSIVITVGCYAAGILPMPYVIMAEMFSFNIRAKVSGCICCYAWFVTFLQLLVFIPISSLVGMHNTMFCFSAINLLGVLVALVVVPETKGKSVEQIEEMLELR; translated from the exons ATGGCGAAAGGACACACTTATGTACAATGGATTGTGGCTATTgttt TGGAGACAACAGTAATGTCGTACGGGCTGACAGCAGGATGGATCTCCCCTATGAAACTTGTCCTCCAATCGGAAGAGTCACCCGTGGGAAGACCAGTCACAGACATGGAGATGACCTGGGTGGCAAGCATACTGCCTCTGGCGGCTGTCACGGGTGTGCTACTATTTGTTTACGTCGCTGATCGTTATGGCAGAAAGTCAGGGGTTCTTGTCATGGCTATTAGTCAAGCG TGTTGCTGGACTATAAAATTGTCAACTGCAAATGTGCCGTGCCTCATAATAGCAAGAATTTTCGCCGGAATCCCAGCGGGAGGATGTTTGCAACTTATGCCGATTTACGTCAAGGAAATTAGCCAGGACAACATAAGGGGCATGCTGGTGTCTATGATCATATTAATGCAGAATATTGGAGTCTTCACGATGTATGCTATAGGAGCGTATTGCAATTACGCGTCAGTGCTATATTTTGGGTTGACAATATCGCTGATCTCAATTGCTGCGTTGATCAAAGTCCCCGAAAGTCCTTCGTTCTTAGTCAAGATGGAGAAATACGAG GAAGCTGAAAAAACTTTAGCATTACTACGAGGGCTAGATGTTAATGACAAGATTATTCAAGACGAATTGAGCTATCTGAAAAATAACGATACGCAAGCCAAGGATCTTCCTGATGTCACAATCTTTACCATTT tcaaaaataaatcctCGCGCTCCGGCTTATTTGTTATTCTCATGATCATCAGCGTCCAAGCCACGAACGGTAGCTATGGGATATTCACATACGCGTCATCTGTCATATCAGCTGCCGGCGTGACCTTGAACCCACATCTGCAGACTTTGAGCATTCCAATAGTGATGATAGTCGGGTCCTTCGTCTCTATATCCTGCGTGGAGAGGATTGGGAGGAAG GTAATACTAGCCTCGGCGTTTGCCCTCTCCACTCTTGGGTTAATAGGCCTTGGCTGTGCTCTTACGATGCAGCACCTTGGTCAACCCTTGTCCAATTGGATCCCAGCTGTGTCCATCGTTATTACTGTGGGGTGCTATGCTGCAGGAATTCTGCCGATGCCTTATGTCATTATGGCTgaaatgtttagttttaat atccGAGCAAAAGTGTCAGGCTGCATCTGCTGCTACGCTTGGTTCGTCACGTTCCTCCAACTTCTGGTGTTCATTCCTATATCAAGCTTAGTCGGGATGCACAATACGATGTTTTGCTTCTCCGCCATCAACCTTCTAGGCGTTCTTGTCGCCCTGGTAGTTGTGCCAGAGACGAAGGGTAAAAGCGTGGAGCAAATCGAGGAAATGTTGGAACttagataa